The nucleotide sequence TCAGGAAAATATATTGGACCAAGTATAGATGAATCAGTAATAGACACCGCAAACCGCATTGGATTTAAAACAAATGACAATCAATGTATAGCACTCACAAGAGTATAAATGATACAGTACATCGTCAAGACTCACATAAAGGATgactaaaagaagaaaatatcacGCAGGAGGAGCCAGTAGGTTAAGATAGGTAAAGATCACGCGGATGGAAGCTGCAAGATTAGTTGGATGGAGGAGGTGAAAGTGTAGGAATCATGTTGGGAAGTGATGGCATGTTGGTCTGAGGATTCACGGGCAATGGTGGCAGAGTCATTTTCGGGACTACAGAGGGCAATGCAGGCAAAAAAGGTAATGGTGAATTAGTTGTTGGAAGTGTTGGCAACGATGCAACACTTGGCAATGGTGGCAATGTTGCGGGCAAGTTGGGAATAGTAGGCAATTGTGGCATTGTTGGCTGAGGCAATGAGGGGATCGTAGGCAAATTGGGAAGTTGCAGTAGGCCGCGAGCAGCATGACTTGTGGTGATGCTTGAAAAGGACAATAATGCTATGATTGCGAAAATATGGTGCAATGCAAGTCATCAACATTTGTGTAGTTATAAATCAATTAAGGGAAGTATCGaatcacataaattgggacagatGAAGTGGTAAAAAAACGATATCTTTGATTGGTACATTAGTCGATAGTTAAACAAATATGATTGATCCAAACATTTAGGAAGGTGAACCAAACATAAATACTTCCATATTAGAGTTGTAGCTAAAAGTTCAACGACGACCGATGGACCTGGTTCCTATGAAATTAATAACGAATAATTACTAGACACCTAGTTGTTGTAGAGTTCTTATAGTTGTTGTAACTTTAAGTCTTTCCTTGTTGATATAGGTCTTGTATATAGTCTTGTACTGACTCTTTAAATAGCTGTCATACAATTAATAACATAcgattattttcccatcttccaCTCTCTATCTCTGTATGGTATCAGAGAATATCTAAACTCCTATGAGTTgatcctctcttttttttttcctttctgctTACTCACACAAATGGCCTCTAAGATTTCAGTGACCAGTGCCGATGGAATCAACAATGCCATCACCATTGTTCAATTCAATCCAGTTACCCAACTGCCCATTAAATTAACTAGTAGTCACAATTTCTCCTTGTGGAAAGCTCAAGTTTCAATGCCTATACGTGGTCACAATCTTTATGGGCATCTCGATGGCTCCATCCCTGCACCCACTCACACCATCTCTCAGACAATCAAGATGCTGATAACCCTGAGTTCCTTTCTTAGTATCGCCAAGATCAGCTAATTCAAAATGTTATCTTGGCCTCTGTTGCTCATACGTTTGCCCCCACTGTTGCTGTTGCAgttattttgcaaaaattttgactttttgagagtcgtcacttaattttgaaaaggaattaagaaacttttagagagttacttcaaacaattcaaaacagaaaaatcgttttaagttttgaagattccgagtaagtggtttctattaacattttaggaaggtgttaggcacctaaaacgtccgctaacttacgattatctggactgtttgaaaacatcttttgattaacttctgaaaagattaatttgttaaaatagtgatttgatttatttttttttaaatgacttgtgtaaaatagatttaggcgacttagtagggattttaactaagtttaaacaaaactaataaacaaataaatacataaaaggggaagggaggagaaagtaaaggatttaggccattgggcccaaatcaacgagacctgtcctagtctagttgggcttccgacccatttcacctgtcctaaactatttttcaagcctttggctcgagtcttgctccacctatattaaatacaactttggcttcgaggccgaaatgaatgaataaataaataaataaataaataaataaaaagaagacaataataaaaattgagacttttcaagtctcttagtgacctcatcaatgagttttgacccatttttcttcttcgtctatcttctagcacccgcatgccatgtagtggaccttgggtttaaacttcgaacttgactcgaaggtgtgagcctcatttacccattacgaaatgcaagaggagaggagtcctttggactcgaga is from Capsicum annuum cultivar UCD-10X-F1 chromosome 5, UCD10Xv1.1, whole genome shotgun sequence and encodes:
- the LOC107871523 gene encoding protein PELPK1-like, which produces MVMALLIPSALVTEILEAICVTLLSFSSITTSHAARGLLQLPNLPTIPSLPQPTMPQLPTIPNLPATLPPLPSVASLPTLPTTNSPLPFLPALPSVVPKMTLPPLPVNPQTNMPSLPNMIPTLSPPPSN